TTCATTTTGATATTTTTTCATTTCGAAACAGCCAGGCTGCCTTCAAAATGAAAAAATATCAAAACGAAAAAACGAATTATTTGCTCATCTCGGCAAAATACTGATGGAAATACGGGATGGTCTCAATGCCTTTATAGTAATTGGCCACGCCATATTTCTCATTGGGGGAGTGGAGGTTGTCGCTGTCCAGTCCAAATCCCATGAGAACAGTTTTAAGTCCGAGGGTTTTTTCGAAGAGCGCTACGATCGGGATACTGCCACCGCCGCGAACGGGAATGGGGTCTTTGCCGAAAGTGGCGGATATTGCTTTGTGGGCTGCTTTGTAGGCCACAGAGTCTGTCGGTGTTACGTAAGGGCTGCCACCATGATGTTTGTTCACTTTTACGGTCACGCTCTTCGGAGCGATGGCTTCAAAGTGTTTGGCAAACAGGTCAGAGATCTCGTGCCAGTCCTGGTTAGGAACAAGGCGCATAGAGATTTTCGCGAATGCTTTGGATGGCAGTACGGTTTTGGAGCCTTCACCGGTGTAACCGCCCCAGATGCCATTTACCTCCAGGGTAGGACGGATACCGGTACGTTCGATGGTGCTATAGCCTTTTTCGCCCCATACATCGTTGATCCCCAGGTCCTTTTTGTATTCTTCTTCGTCAAAGGGGGCGGCGTTGAGGGCAGCTCTTTCTTCGGCGGTCAGTTCCTGTACCTTGTCGTAGAAGCCGGGGATGGATATGTGGTTGTTTTCATCGTGCAGGGAAGCGATCATTTTAGCGAGGATGGTGGCCGGATTGGCTACGGCGCCGCCATAAACGCCGCTGTGCAGGTCGCGGTTAGGACCGGTCACTTCTACTTCCATGTAGGCGAGGCCACGCAGGCCGGTGTCGATAGACGGTGTTTCCAGGCTGATCATCGAGGTATCAGAGATCAGTACCACGTCCGCCTTCAGTTTTTCCTTGTTTTGCTCCAGGAAGATGCCCAGGTTGGCAGAACCCACTTCTTCTTCCCCTTCGATCATGAATTTGATATTGCAGGGGATGGTGTTGGTTTTGTGCATGGTTTCAAAGGCTTTTACATGCATGTAAAACTGTCCTTT
The Chitinophaga varians genome window above contains:
- a CDS encoding dipeptidase, translating into MQVWKDYQAQHQERFLEELLELLRIPSVSADSRFNGDVQKCAEAVKHRLQEAGADNVEVCPTAGHPIVYGEKIIDPSLPTVLVYGHYDVQPADPLELWHSGPFEPVIKDGNIYARGSADDKGQFYMHVKAFETMHKTNTIPCNIKFMIEGEEEVGSANLGIFLEQNKEKLKADVVLISDTSMISLETPSIDTGLRGLAYMEVEVTGPNRDLHSGVYGGAVANPATILAKMIASLHDENNHISIPGFYDKVQELTAEERAALNAAPFDEEEYKKDLGINDVWGEKGYSTIERTGIRPTLEVNGIWGGYTGEGSKTVLPSKAFAKISMRLVPNQDWHEISDLFAKHFEAIAPKSVTVKVNKHHGGSPYVTPTDSVAYKAAHKAISATFGKDPIPVRGGGSIPIVALFEKTLGLKTVLMGFGLDSDNLHSPNEKYGVANYYKGIETIPYFHQYFAEMSK